From one bacterium genomic stretch:
- a CDS encoding Hsp20/alpha crystallin family protein: protein MAIVRWSPFRDVLGIRDEMDRLFDNFFARIGERGAFDTSWAPSVDIYETKDAVVIDAELPGIKQNDISVTVSDNVLTIKGEKKQEKEVKEENYHRVERAYGSFSRSFTLPVGVQSDKIKASYKDGVLKITLPKAEEAKPKQIPIEVK, encoded by the coding sequence ATGGCAATTGTTCGATGGAGTCCTTTTAGAGATGTTTTAGGAATTCGGGATGAAATGGATCGGTTATTCGATAACTTCTTCGCGCGAATCGGAGAACGAGGAGCGTTTGATACATCGTGGGCGCCGTCAGTTGACATTTACGAAACTAAAGATGCAGTGGTAATAGATGCAGAACTGCCGGGAATCAAACAGAATGATATCAGCGTTACCGTTTCGGATAATGTCCTGACGATTAAGGGCGAGAAGAAGCAGGAAAAAGAAGTTAAAGAAGAGAACTATCATCGAGTCGAACGTGCCTACGGTTCATTCAGTCGTTCGTTCACGTTACCGGTTGGTGTTCAATCGGATAAAATTAAAGCTAGTTACAAAGACGGCGTACTGAAAATCACCCTCCCGAAAGCGGAAGAAGCGAAACCGAAACAAATCCCGATTGAAGTGAAATAA
- the dnaK gene encoding molecular chaperone DnaK, which translates to MASNKVIGIDLGTTNSCVAVVEGGEPVVIPNSEGSRTTPSVVAFTKTGDRPVGQVAKRQAITNPENTVYSIKRFMGRKYREVGAEIKLVPYKVVEAENGDVRVLIQGKEYSPPEISAMILQKMRQTAEDYLGEKVTDAVITVPAYFNDSQRQATKDAGRIAGLNVLRIINEPTAASLAYGLDKKKNEKIAVYDLGGGTFDISILEIGDGVFEVKSTNGDTHLGGDDFDQRIIDWIAEEFKKQEGIDLRKDRMALQRLKEAAEKAKCELSTTMQTEINLPFITADANGPKHLNLTLTRAKLEQLVADLIERTVGPVKKALEDAKLKPEDIDEVVLVGGQTRMPAVQELVKKLFGKEPHKGVNPDEVVAIGAAIQGAVLKGEIKDVLLLDVTPLSLGIETLGGVMTKLIERNTTIPTRKSEIFTTAADNQTSVEIHVLQGEREMAADNKTIGRFHLDGIPPAPRGVPQIEVSFDIDANGILHVSAKDKATGKEQKITITASSGLTEQEIKRMIRDAEEHAAEDKRKRQEIELRNQADSLVYQTEKTMKDLGDKMDSGSKSQLENAIGRVKEALKGKDTDEIRSAMEALNQTWHKVSQTLYQQAGGAAGAGASAGFTSAGASAGNGKPKSEPEGETVDADYEVVDDDKKRGN; encoded by the coding sequence ATGGCTAGCAACAAAGTTATCGGCATAGATTTGGGTACAACCAACTCTTGCGTTGCAGTAGTTGAAGGGGGAGAGCCGGTAGTTATTCCTAATTCGGAAGGCAGCCGAACCACACCATCAGTGGTTGCATTCACGAAAACTGGCGACAGACCAGTAGGACAGGTTGCGAAAAGACAGGCGATAACCAATCCGGAAAATACCGTATATTCTATCAAGCGGTTTATGGGACGGAAATATCGCGAAGTAGGCGCTGAGATAAAACTTGTACCGTATAAAGTGGTTGAAGCGGAAAATGGCGATGTTCGCGTTTTAATTCAGGGAAAAGAATATTCGCCACCGGAAATTTCCGCAATGATACTTCAGAAAATGCGGCAGACTGCTGAGGATTATCTTGGTGAAAAAGTTACGGATGCGGTTATTACCGTGCCTGCATATTTTAATGATAGTCAGCGGCAAGCGACAAAAGATGCTGGGCGAATTGCTGGGTTAAATGTTCTACGAATTATCAATGAACCGACTGCAGCTTCGTTAGCGTATGGGTTAGATAAAAAGAAAAATGAAAAAATTGCGGTATATGACCTTGGTGGCGGAACGTTCGATATTTCGATTCTTGAAATTGGCGATGGAGTTTTTGAAGTCAAATCTACCAACGGCGATACCCATTTAGGTGGCGATGATTTCGACCAGCGAATAATTGATTGGATTGCTGAAGAGTTTAAAAAACAAGAAGGAATCGATTTACGAAAAGACCGAATGGCACTGCAGCGATTAAAAGAAGCGGCGGAAAAAGCGAAATGTGAACTTTCGACAACAATGCAAACAGAAATTAATCTCCCATTTATCACCGCGGATGCCAATGGTCCGAAACATCTGAACTTAACGTTAACCCGAGCGAAATTGGAACAATTAGTTGCAGATTTGATTGAACGTACCGTGGGTCCAGTGAAGAAAGCACTCGAAGATGCAAAGCTAAAACCGGAAGATATCGATGAAGTGGTTCTCGTTGGTGGTCAAACCCGAATGCCAGCGGTACAAGAGTTGGTTAAAAAACTGTTTGGGAAAGAGCCGCATAAAGGGGTTAATCCGGACGAAGTGGTTGCTATCGGAGCAGCGATTCAAGGGGCAGTGTTGAAGGGCGAAATTAAAGATGTTTTATTACTTGATGTTACCCCGTTATCGCTTGGAATAGAAACGTTAGGCGGGGTTATGACAAAATTGATTGAACGGAACACAACAATTCCAACTCGGAAAAGTGAGATATTTACGACAGCTGCGGATAACCAGACTAGCGTGGAAATTCATGTTTTGCAAGGTGAACGGGAAATGGCAGCGGATAATAAAACTATCGGTAGATTCCATCTTGATGGGATACCCCCCGCACCGCGCGGTGTACCTCAAATTGAAGTTTCGTTTGATATAGATGCGAATGGAATTTTGCACGTAAGCGCGAAAGATAAAGCTACCGGGAAAGAGCAGAAGATAACCATCACCGCATCGAGCGGGTTAACCGAGCAAGAGATTAAACGAATGATACGAGATGCGGAAGAACATGCTGCTGAAGATAAAAGAAAACGGCAGGAAATCGAGCTGCGGAATCAAGCGGATTCGTTAGTATATCAGACGGAGAAGACGATGAAAGACCTAGGCGATAAGATGGATAGCGGTAGCAAATCGCAGTTAGAGAATGCGATTGGTAGAGTTAAAGAGGCGCTGAAAGGAAAAGATACCGATGAAATTAGATCCGCTATGGAAGCATTGAACCAGACGTGGCATAAAGTCTCGCAGACGTTATATCAACAAGCAGGCGGTGCTGCAGGAGCAGGAGCCAGTGCTGGATTCACTAGCGCAGGAGCATCCGCCGGTAATGGAAAACCGAAATCGGAACCTGAAGGTGAGACCGTAGATGCGGATTATGAAGTTGTCGACGACGATAAAAAACGCGGGAATTGA